The genomic DNA ACCGCCGAAAGCAACTCGATTCAACATGTCTGGACGCGGAAAAGGAGGCAAAGTCAAGGGAAAGTCCAAGTCCCGTTCCAGCAGGGCCGGACTTCAGTTCCCCGTGGGACGTATCCACCGTCTGCTCCGCAAGGGCAACTACGCCGAGCGCGTCGGTGCCGGTGCCCCCGTGTACCTCGCCGCCGTCATGGAGTACCTGGCCGCCGAAGTCCTGGAATTGGCAGGCAACGCTGCCCGTGACAACAAGAAGACGAGGATCATTCCCCGTCATCTTCAGCTGGCCATCCGCAACGACGAGGAGTTGAACAAGCTCCTGTCTGGCGTCACCATCGCCCAGGGTGGTGTCTTGCCTAACATCCAGGCCGTGCTTCTGCCCAAGAAGACCGAGAAGAAGGCTTAAGCGTTCTCTTCTtacgaagagaataaaaaaatggtcctttttaggACCGCAAACCATCTAGGTCTGTCAGTCTTACGACTATGTCAAAGAATTTGGTA from Ischnura elegans unplaced genomic scaffold, ioIscEleg1.1, whole genome shotgun sequence includes the following:
- the LOC124173692 gene encoding histone H2A; translated protein: MSGRGKGGKVKGKSKSRSSRAGLQFPVGRIHRLLRKGNYAERVGAGAPVYLAAVMEYLAAEVLELAGNAARDNKKTRIIPRHLQLAIRNDEELNKLLSGVTIAQGGVLPNIQAVLLPKKTEKKA